In one window of Massilibacterium senegalense DNA:
- a CDS encoding glycosyltransferase family protein: MKSTFSRVLRVIKERGLAQTVQSTINRSLVKYGYTKSPKKHIQQTINLYKQIAAKKAISDYKGIAVVTSALEFEEVYNQRTINLAKDFAHKGYLVLYVVWQWEPAEKLQKAYQNVYENTYEIPLYDFYHTIDHLNIFEQAKEKLYFVTFPAPIFVSICDKLRYDMIYDMMDEWEEFHQTGQAPWYVKESEEQCIVRASHVFAVSKPLGTKFAHLNKTIHVIGNGYNPALSGEKNIALKEALPDGKIHIGYFGHMTDSWFDWDLMFQLAKNEQFVLHFIGYGAPQHILDKMKDYENMHYYGKMHPSELQEQVKHWHIGMIPFKPSKLSEAVDPIKIYEYLYFGLPTVTSGIPHLNDYPFVTHCDTATAFEQTIVDYYEKRIHNQLNVEELEQFLHDTTWDERFATMERLILEKN, translated from the coding sequence ATGAAGTCAACTTTTTCTCGCGTTTTACGTGTTATAAAAGAACGTGGACTAGCCCAAACTGTCCAATCTACTATCAACCGTTCGTTAGTCAAATACGGCTACACAAAAAGCCCAAAAAAACATATTCAACAAACAATTAACTTATACAAACAAATTGCAGCAAAAAAAGCCATTTCTGATTATAAAGGAATTGCTGTTGTTACGTCTGCCCTTGAATTTGAAGAAGTGTACAATCAACGGACGATTAACTTAGCAAAAGATTTTGCACATAAAGGCTACTTAGTTCTCTATGTCGTGTGGCAGTGGGAACCAGCTGAAAAACTGCAAAAAGCGTATCAAAACGTATACGAAAATACATATGAAATCCCACTTTACGATTTCTATCATACAATTGATCACCTTAACATATTCGAACAGGCAAAGGAAAAGTTGTATTTCGTTACGTTTCCTGCTCCTATTTTTGTTTCTATTTGTGACAAACTTAGGTACGACATGATTTATGACATGATGGATGAGTGGGAGGAGTTTCACCAAACTGGGCAAGCGCCGTGGTATGTGAAAGAATCAGAAGAACAATGTATCGTTCGTGCTTCCCACGTTTTTGCGGTAAGTAAACCGTTAGGGACGAAATTTGCACACTTAAATAAAACGATTCATGTTATTGGAAATGGATATAATCCCGCATTATCCGGTGAAAAAAATATTGCGTTAAAAGAAGCATTACCAGATGGGAAAATTCATATCGGCTATTTTGGTCATATGACGGATTCTTGGTTTGACTGGGATTTGATGTTTCAACTTGCGAAAAATGAACAGTTTGTCCTTCATTTTATCGGTTACGGTGCACCGCAACACATTTTAGATAAAATGAAGGATTATGAGAATATGCATTATTACGGAAAAATGCATCCTTCAGAATTACAAGAACAAGTGAAACATTGGCATATTGGAATGATTCCATTTAAACCGAGCAAATTATCGGAAGCAGTAGATCCAATTAAAATTTACGAATACTTGTATTTTGGCTTACCAACCGTTACGAGTGGCATTCCACATTTAAATGATTATCCATTCGTTACACATTGCGATACAGCCACTGCTTTTGAACAAACGATTGTAGATTATTACGAGAAACGAATCCACAACCAATTAAACGTGGAAGAACTAGAACAATTTTTACACGACACGACTTGGGATGAACGCTTTGCTACGATGGAGCGATTGATTCTCGAGAAAAACTAA
- the murJ gene encoding murein biosynthesis integral membrane protein MurJ: protein MSSLKKSGIIIVILSLFVKLIGFLRESIIAKQFGASEVTDGYLIAFSVVTLVVIMTSEGFNSVFLPLFLKEKQKNEAHGMRTASALLNRMIAGLVVLTVVMYVLIPILIPLIFQKAPPETEKVIIELTQFFTLFLTFISLNGMFESYLQAYRSFIPTQIARLFATITAVMFAILFADIWGIYSLAYGFITGTFLGILCQLYFLIGKYKFKYELSFSMDSTFKQQFLALFFPAILSAVVGQINVFVDKIFSSGTIKGAVTYLNNSSLLISIPNAIFASTIVAIIFTLLSEQTGQLQQFQKIFSRGIKITAILLMPITAGFIVLGLPIIQFVYERGAFTHADSLQTLQAFYVYLPLILIQGFQYIVLKAMYAKGQTRIIFFLSTITIILNIVFNYFFIQWFGYLGTALSSTMIAFFFLLASTWVLTREFEAGQLWVNSKIILQSAIPALFMGVPLYFMQQLAFVENVMPIVNIVMTGLLGIVLYTVGLRYFYKDGFLEVMELVPAKIRNKIL from the coding sequence ATGTCGTCATTAAAAAAATCAGGCATTATTATTGTAATCCTTTCTCTTTTCGTGAAACTGATTGGCTTTTTACGTGAAAGTATTATTGCCAAACAATTCGGGGCAAGTGAAGTAACCGACGGATACCTTATTGCCTTTTCCGTCGTAACACTAGTCGTCATTATGACATCGGAAGGATTCAATAGTGTCTTTTTGCCATTATTTTTAAAAGAAAAACAAAAAAACGAAGCACACGGGATGCGTACTGCTAGCGCCCTTTTAAACCGAATGATTGCTGGACTAGTTGTGTTAACTGTTGTTATGTACGTATTAATCCCGATTCTAATTCCGTTGATTTTCCAAAAGGCGCCGCCTGAAACGGAAAAAGTGATTATTGAGTTAACTCAATTTTTTACGTTATTTTTAACGTTTATTAGTTTAAATGGCATGTTTGAATCGTACCTTCAAGCGTACAGAAGTTTTATCCCAACACAAATCGCCCGATTGTTCGCAACCATTACAGCAGTTATGTTTGCCATTTTATTTGCAGATATTTGGGGGATTTATAGTTTGGCGTACGGGTTTATTACGGGAACATTTTTAGGAATCTTGTGTCAACTTTACTTTTTAATCGGCAAATATAAGTTTAAATATGAATTATCGTTTTCCATGGATTCAACGTTTAAGCAGCAATTTCTAGCATTGTTTTTCCCAGCTATTTTAAGTGCAGTTGTGGGACAAATTAACGTATTTGTCGATAAAATTTTCTCATCTGGAACGATAAAAGGAGCAGTAACGTATTTAAATAACTCCTCCTTGCTGATTAGTATTCCAAATGCGATTTTTGCTTCTACGATTGTAGCGATTATTTTTACACTATTATCGGAGCAAACTGGGCAACTACAGCAATTTCAGAAAATATTTTCGCGTGGAATTAAAATTACCGCTATTTTATTAATGCCGATTACCGCTGGATTTATCGTGTTAGGATTACCGATTATTCAATTCGTATATGAACGTGGTGCGTTTACACATGCAGACTCGTTACAAACATTACAAGCGTTTTATGTGTACTTGCCACTGATTTTAATTCAAGGATTTCAATATATCGTGTTAAAAGCGATGTATGCCAAGGGACAAACGAGAATTATCTTTTTCTTAAGTACGATTACTATTATCTTAAATATCGTGTTTAACTATTTCTTTATTCAATGGTTTGGATATTTAGGGACGGCGTTATCTAGTACGATGATTGCTTTCTTTTTCTTATTAGCTAGTACGTGGGTGTTAACGCGCGAATTTGAGGCAGGTCAATTATGGGTGAATAGTAAAATCATTTTACAGTCCGCCATTCCTGCTCTTTTTATGGGTGTGCCACTGTATTTCATGCAACAACTTGCTTTTGTCGAAAACGTAATGCCGATTGTGAATATTGTCATGACTGGTCTTTTAGGCATTGTATTATACACCGTTGGATTGCGATATTTTTATAAAGATGGGTTTTTAGAAGTAATGGAACTTGTTCCTGCAAAAATTCGAAATAAAATCTTATAA